The following proteins are co-located in the Scomber scombrus chromosome 2, fScoSco1.1, whole genome shotgun sequence genome:
- the LOC133999725 gene encoding E3 ubiquitin-protein ligase TRIM39-like, whose amino-acid sequence MSAASCLRSEDQFLCSICLDVFTDPVSTPCGHNFCKNCINEHWNSNDQYLCPMCKEMFNTRPDMKVNTLLSEVVSQFRQEAQQKASSSSSEQQAAKPGEVPCDVCTGTKLKALKSCLVCLTSYCETHLEPHLTALGMKRHQLIDPVENLEDRMCTKHDKPLELFCKTDQTCVCMLCSVLDHKTHEFVPLKEEYEGKKAELGKTEAEIQEMIQKRRLKIEEIKHSVDLSKEAADREKAEGVQVFTALKESVERSLNELIDTIEEKQRTTEKQAEDFIKQMEQEISELKKRSSEVEKLSHSEDHLHLLQNFPSLKAAPPTKDWTEVSVRPSYEGTVVKAVAQLEETLSEQMKKLLELKRVQQYAVDVTLDPDTAYPWLILSDDGKQVNYGDVKKNLPDNPERFSPCPCVLGKQSLSSGRFYFEVQVKEKTDWDLGVARESINRKGKIKLIPEDGYWTIWLRNGNEYKALNDPSFDLSQCQKVGVFVDYEEGLVSFYDVDAAALIYSFTGCSFTEKLYPYFFPGVSKGGINSAPLIICPVNQTV is encoded by the coding sequence atgtctgctgccagctgtctgagatctgaagatcagtttctgtgctccatctgtctggatgtgttcactgatccagtcagcacaccatgtggacacaacttctgcaaaaactgcatcaatgaacACTGGAACAGTAATGACCAGTACCTGTGTCCAAtgtgtaaagaaatgttcaacACAAGACCTGACATGAAGGTCAACACATTGCTCTCTGAGGTTGTttctcagttcagacaggaagctcaacagaaagccagcagcagcagctcagagcaacaagctgccaaaccaggagaagttccctgtgacgtctgtactggaaccaaactgaaggccctgaagtcctgtctggtgtgtctgacctcctactgtgagactcacctggagcctcatctgacagctttaggtatgaaaagacatcagctgatcgaccctgtggagaacctggaagacaggatgTGTACGAAGCACGAtaaacctctggagctgttctgtaagaccgaccagacatgtgtctgcatgctctgctctgttttagaccacaagacacatgagtttgttcctctgaaagaagaatatgaaggaaagaaggcagagctggggaagacagaggctgaaattcaggagatgatccagaagagacgactgaagattgaagagatcaaacactcagttgacctcagtaaggaagctgcagacagagagaaagcagaaggtgttcaggtcttcaccgctctgaaggagtctgttgagagaagcctgaatgagctcattgatacgattgaagagaagcaaagaacaacagagaaacaggctgaagactTCATCAAACAGATGgaacaggaaatctctgagctgaagaagagaagctctgaggtggagaagctctcacactctgaagaccacctccacctcctgcaAAACTTCCCGtccctgaaagctgctccacccaccaaagactggacagaggTCAGCGTCCGTCCATCATATGAGGGGACTGTGGTGAaagctgtggctcagctggaggagacgcTCAGTGAACAGATGAAGAAGCTACTTGAGCTGAAGAGggtccagcagtatgcagtggatgtgactcttgatcctgatacagcaTATCCCTGGCTAatcctgtctgatgatgggaaacaagtaAATTATGGTGATGTGAAGAAGAATCTCCCAGACAACCCAGAGAGATTTTCTCCTTGTCCCTGTGTGTTAGGAAAGCAGAGTTTGTCTTCAggcagattttactttgaggttcaggttaaagagaAGACTGACTGGGATTTAGGAGTGGCCAGAGAGTCGATCAACAGGAAGGGAAAAATCAAACTAATACCAGAGGATGGTTACTGGACTATATGGttgagaaatggaaatgagtacaaagctcttaatgatcCTTCATTCGATCTCTCTCAGTGtcagaaggtgggggtgtttgtggattatgaggagggtctggtctccttttatgacgtagatgctgcagctcttatctactcctttactggctgctccttcactgagaaactctacccATACTTCTTTCCTGGTGTTAGTAAAGGTGGTATAAACTCTGCCCCTCTGATCATctgtcctgtcaatcaaactgtctgA